A stretch of the Polynucleobacter tropicus genome encodes the following:
- a CDS encoding alpha/beta hydrolase, with amino-acid sequence MSALPNNPERFESFYQGNSGHAVILLPGLCGSALEMGVIPRLLQQSNLTYVIPRIPGYSAHTALTDYPEWIEFVDQLCSELQESHESVSIVGLSMGATLALSVASRNQKLQSLCILSPVLIFDGWSVPWYHPFLSLIYKVGIRNWHYKESEPFGVKNKELRRHIRKAVQANTVSELGAAHLPAKHLYQSLQLIKDAKKSLSEVKSDTLIIHAIDDETASPKNPDMILRAISSETRRVIWLGNSYHMITVDNEREIVANEVINFIKQGYEKSSLIHNLNANTPNLIIKNRGAN; translated from the coding sequence ATGAGCGCTTTACCTAATAACCCAGAACGTTTTGAATCATTCTACCAAGGCAATTCAGGGCATGCAGTAATTTTGCTGCCTGGTTTATGCGGGTCAGCCTTGGAAATGGGGGTAATCCCCCGTCTACTTCAGCAATCCAATTTAACTTATGTAATTCCTAGAATACCAGGCTATTCAGCACATACAGCCTTAACGGATTACCCAGAATGGATTGAGTTTGTCGATCAACTGTGTAGCGAGCTTCAAGAATCACATGAATCTGTATCTATAGTTGGCCTAAGCATGGGCGCCACCCTTGCGTTGTCAGTTGCCAGCAGAAATCAAAAACTTCAAAGCCTCTGCATCCTGTCCCCAGTTTTAATTTTTGACGGCTGGTCGGTGCCCTGGTACCACCCATTTCTCTCTCTGATTTACAAAGTTGGCATAAGAAACTGGCATTACAAGGAGTCAGAGCCATTTGGAGTTAAAAATAAAGAGCTAAGGCGTCATATTCGTAAAGCCGTCCAAGCAAACACTGTAAGCGAACTTGGTGCTGCACATTTGCCAGCTAAGCACCTTTACCAATCCTTGCAATTGATTAAGGACGCCAAAAAATCGTTGAGTGAGGTAAAAAGTGATACTTTAATCATTCATGCAATTGATGATGAAACGGCTTCGCCAAAAAATCCAGACATGATTCTTCGCGCCATCTCCTCAGAAACCAGGCGGGTTATATGGCTTGGTAACTCTTACCACATGATTACTGTAGATAATGAGAGAGAAATCGTTGCTAACGAAGTAATCAACTTCATTAAGCAAGGCTACGAGAAGTCATCTTTAATTCACAACTTAAATGCTAATACCCCCAATCTCATCATAAAGAATAGAGGGGCTAATTAA
- a CDS encoding TolC family protein produces MSYKNSILLIGLYFISYCNLSFCQNFPPFKTQGTNFQAITLASFLNELNEKNSTIKVKRLNSDSASAVAKQAGMPHLSPLLTYSKGSIYTQQPYVGYTNPSSNTFGATVTVEGWGKRSAREAYAQAEANRQLAEMVNESRSVETQAIFNYVDALRTKLLWQSYQAAIDQLSLLNTTDSTRYKDEFISSQKVLSNDLKFFSYGLLNYLGEPTQTLPLPVGTLNVPPKSLDVNTLISHAQEKRPDISTNKASIESASANLELVQANRNVDFMPGVYYTETPPYTSSGTGYGSQKSFSFILTVPLGNGFIDNSEVIVASNAVTEHEANLASTKTKIVTEINQTYLQYESAKERLKNANAAFKQVSGQKNNSLAGILKYRDVESELIEARAIHAKTLILLERISGNFDVPSLN; encoded by the coding sequence GTGTCTTATAAAAATTCTATTCTGCTTATAGGTTTATATTTTATTTCTTATTGCAACCTATCTTTCTGTCAAAATTTTCCTCCTTTCAAGACACAAGGAACCAACTTTCAGGCAATAACGCTCGCCTCCTTTTTAAATGAGCTGAACGAGAAAAATTCAACCATTAAAGTAAAAAGACTTAATTCAGATTCGGCGTCAGCAGTTGCAAAACAGGCTGGAATGCCGCATCTTAGCCCCCTGCTCACCTACTCAAAAGGCAGCATCTATACACAACAGCCTTATGTTGGCTATACAAACCCCTCATCAAATACATTTGGGGCGACAGTAACGGTAGAGGGATGGGGGAAGCGCTCTGCTCGCGAGGCTTACGCACAGGCCGAAGCAAATCGACAGCTTGCAGAAATGGTTAATGAATCGAGATCCGTCGAAACCCAGGCCATCTTTAACTATGTTGATGCGTTGCGCACCAAATTACTTTGGCAAAGCTATCAGGCAGCCATTGATCAACTAAGCTTACTCAATACAACTGATTCCACTAGATATAAGGATGAATTTATTTCATCACAAAAAGTCTTAAGCAATGATTTAAAGTTCTTTTCTTACGGCCTACTGAACTATTTAGGTGAGCCTACCCAGACATTGCCTTTACCTGTTGGAACTTTAAACGTCCCACCAAAATCTCTCGATGTAAACACCTTAATATCTCATGCACAGGAAAAAAGACCGGATATCTCAACAAACAAAGCTTCAATTGAGTCGGCATCTGCAAATCTAGAGTTGGTTCAGGCAAATAGAAATGTAGACTTTATGCCCGGTGTTTACTATACCGAGACACCCCCCTATACCTCCAGTGGAACAGGATATGGATCCCAAAAATCATTCAGCTTTATTTTGACGGTGCCTTTAGGGAATGGCTTTATTGATAACTCGGAGGTCATAGTAGCTTCAAACGCTGTAACTGAGCATGAGGCTAACTTGGCGTCGACAAAAACAAAAATTGTGACCGAAATTAATCAAACCTATTTACAGTATGAATCGGCAAAGGAACGACTAAAAAATGCCAATGCAGCATTTAAGCAAGTTAGCGGTCAAAAAAATAATAGTTTGGCTGGAATTCTGAAATATCGTGATGTGGAATCGGAGCTGATAGAGGCCAGAGCCATTCATGCAAAAACCCTGATACTATTAGAGCGAATTAGCGGCAACTTTGATGTGCCAAGCCTTAACTAA
- a CDS encoding phage/plasmid primase, P4 family has translation MNLDQIPQEFKVIDNWVLVQLRPKKDGRFDKVPVRLSASGVTELAWGAQKNRSSFEIVKAQLNEELDREPSERRFHGVGFVLNDTDYLCVDLDKAFDGEALKPFAKDILTSLHGFVEKSVSGTGLHIFVKQNGWSLGTKRGKFGDGSGIDVLCGGSYVMVTGDAIDDASYTMGLDQDFSMVHKWRSLLTGSESESTFIHQEIPFDHNLPVAGWDVDRIRSEVLPRLKDFEDRDNWRDVCFALHHQTQGSDEGLELFHEYSARIPEMYNADEVDALWKSTTLNPQRLNKTFRWLLHLVRQQITENQGHIMGDLDNARHFRAMFEGEFLFCHSNRKWLRFNGKRWEWCQKDEQMGAAKLVAEKIMDKAGELFKLDPTGAVSKAWQSHAKTIRSNGRIIAMIELATSEPGMSIASISELDSKPMLLGVANGVVDLKRMQLLPANPKLLISRQVHADYNPAATCPLWLKFLDEIFLGDQDVIQYIQKALGYSLTGDVSEELLHFCYGHGKNGKSVMANVIVKIMGDYVQTANFDLLAMKDSAATNDVARLVGARMVMANETRENQRLDDQKLKALVSTERITARFMYAEYFEFWPQFKIWLRGNYKPIITDSSNGAWRRMRLVPFEYQVPEDKTDFKLEQKLLDEKEGILAWLIDGCQLWQKERLSPPKHIEDASRVYQEESDMLGEFLEDCCEVGAGKMESQKSVFGSYQVWARSNGTHPASQKSFTRQLGSRGVDTKRIKAQGDTKRFYVGLSLTEAAQKRWKQFDFE, from the coding sequence ATGAACTTAGATCAGATTCCACAAGAATTCAAAGTCATTGATAACTGGGTATTAGTGCAGTTAAGACCAAAGAAAGATGGTCGATTTGATAAGGTGCCCGTGCGTTTGTCGGCTAGTGGTGTAACTGAGCTGGCCTGGGGCGCACAAAAGAATCGCTCATCTTTTGAAATTGTTAAAGCCCAACTAAATGAAGAGCTTGACCGCGAACCCAGTGAAAGACGTTTTCATGGTGTTGGATTCGTTTTAAACGATACCGACTACTTGTGCGTTGATTTAGATAAGGCGTTCGATGGAGAGGCTTTAAAACCCTTTGCCAAGGATATTCTGACTAGTCTTCACGGCTTCGTTGAAAAATCAGTCAGCGGCACAGGCTTGCATATCTTTGTTAAGCAGAATGGATGGTCTTTAGGCACCAAACGAGGTAAGTTTGGTGATGGATCAGGCATTGATGTCCTATGTGGCGGCTCCTATGTCATGGTTACTGGGGACGCCATTGATGATGCCAGCTACACCATGGGTCTGGATCAAGATTTCTCCATGGTTCATAAGTGGCGCTCTTTGCTTACTGGATCCGAAAGTGAGAGCACATTCATTCACCAGGAGATCCCGTTTGATCACAACCTACCAGTTGCAGGGTGGGATGTAGATCGGATTCGCTCAGAAGTATTACCTAGGCTAAAAGATTTTGAGGATAGGGACAACTGGAGAGACGTTTGCTTTGCCCTACATCATCAAACCCAAGGCAGCGACGAAGGGCTTGAGCTATTCCATGAGTACAGCGCTCGTATTCCGGAAATGTATAACGCCGATGAAGTAGATGCCCTATGGAAAAGCACCACCCTTAATCCCCAGCGATTAAACAAAACTTTTCGCTGGCTATTGCATTTAGTGCGCCAACAGATTACTGAAAATCAAGGGCACATCATGGGAGACCTAGATAACGCTCGGCATTTTAGAGCCATGTTTGAAGGTGAATTTCTGTTTTGTCACTCCAATCGTAAATGGCTCCGCTTTAATGGCAAGCGTTGGGAATGGTGCCAAAAAGATGAGCAGATGGGTGCAGCAAAGTTGGTAGCTGAAAAAATTATGGATAAGGCGGGCGAGCTGTTCAAGCTAGACCCAACAGGGGCTGTTTCCAAAGCTTGGCAGTCTCATGCCAAAACCATCCGTAGTAATGGACGCATTATCGCCATGATTGAGCTTGCAACTAGCGAGCCTGGTATGAGCATTGCCTCCATTAGTGAGCTTGATAGCAAACCCATGCTACTTGGCGTTGCCAATGGTGTCGTTGATCTCAAGCGGATGCAATTACTACCCGCAAATCCTAAGCTACTCATTAGTAGGCAAGTTCATGCGGATTACAACCCTGCTGCAACCTGCCCTCTTTGGCTTAAGTTCCTCGACGAAATATTTCTGGGCGACCAAGATGTCATTCAGTACATCCAAAAAGCTCTGGGCTACTCGTTAACAGGCGATGTTTCTGAGGAGTTGCTTCACTTTTGCTACGGCCATGGAAAGAACGGCAAATCGGTCATGGCGAACGTCATCGTGAAGATCATGGGCGATTACGTTCAAACGGCGAACTTTGACCTATTGGCCATGAAGGACTCTGCTGCCACGAATGATGTTGCTAGATTGGTTGGAGCGCGCATGGTGATGGCTAACGAGACGCGGGAAAACCAACGCTTGGATGATCAAAAACTCAAAGCCCTGGTGTCTACTGAAAGGATCACGGCACGCTTTATGTATGCCGAATATTTTGAGTTTTGGCCACAGTTCAAGATTTGGCTTCGAGGCAACTACAAACCCATCATTACCGACAGTAGCAACGGTGCATGGCGTCGTATGAGGCTAGTTCCATTTGAATACCAAGTTCCAGAAGATAAAACTGACTTTAAGTTAGAGCAAAAACTCCTAGACGAAAAGGAAGGAATCTTGGCTTGGTTGATTGATGGCTGCCAGCTTTGGCAAAAGGAACGTCTAAGTCCTCCAAAACATATTGAAGATGCAAGTCGTGTTTATCAAGAGGAGTCTGACATGCTGGGTGAGTTTTTAGAGGACTGTTGCGAGGTTGGTGCCGGAAAGATGGAGAGTCAAAAGTCGGTTTTTGGAAGCTATCAAGTATGGGCTCGAAGTAATGGCACTCACCCAGCCAGCCAAAAGTCCTTTACACGCCAACTAGGCAGCCGTGGGGTCGATACAAAACGAATAAAGGCGCAAGGTGACACAAAACGCTTTTATGTTGGCCTATCACTAACAGAGGCTGCACAAAAGCGCTGGAAACAGTTTGACTTTGAATAA
- a CDS encoding YqiA/YcfP family alpha/beta fold hydrolase — MSTTLLVYLHGFRSSPRSSKAVMTGEGIKAISSLENPFEWYCPQLLASPKESMAMVEDHINRTGADRIVVVGSSLGGFYANYLAEKYDCKAVVLNPAVRAARELAPHVGMMTAYDSDEPFDFRPEYIDELKSLQVEKISNPSRYFLIAAKGDELLDWQEMVGFYPGAKHLVLEGSDHGIADYADHLPQVLKFISA, encoded by the coding sequence ATGAGCACAACGCTATTGGTTTATTTACATGGGTTTCGCTCTTCGCCGCGGTCTAGTAAGGCAGTAATGACAGGCGAAGGGATCAAAGCTATATCAAGCCTAGAGAATCCATTTGAATGGTATTGCCCACAATTACTTGCATCACCCAAGGAAAGCATGGCAATGGTCGAGGATCACATTAATCGAACAGGCGCCGATCGAATAGTGGTAGTGGGTTCTTCGCTTGGTGGATTCTATGCAAATTACCTTGCTGAAAAATATGACTGCAAAGCTGTTGTTTTAAATCCTGCAGTTAGAGCGGCAAGAGAGTTGGCTCCACACGTTGGCATGATGACCGCTTATGACAGCGATGAGCCTTTTGACTTTCGCCCCGAATACATAGATGAACTTAAATCTTTGCAAGTTGAAAAAATTAGCAATCCATCCCGATATTTTTTGATTGCCGCTAAGGGTGATGAACTTCTGGACTGGCAAGAGATGGTTGGCTTTTATCCAGGAGCCAAACACCTTGTACTTGAAGGTAGCGACCATGGTATTGCGGACTACGCAGACCATCTTCCTCAAGTACTGAAATTTATCTCCGCCTAA
- a CDS encoding helix-turn-helix transcriptional regulator, with protein MQTSIKLLRISDVANKTTLAKSTLWLKVARGQFPKPIKLSPAISVWKESDVDAWIDSFCSPTSLKEAA; from the coding sequence ATGCAAACAAGTATCAAACTGCTACGCATTAGCGACGTAGCTAACAAAACAACCCTCGCTAAAAGTACCCTCTGGTTAAAAGTCGCCAGGGGTCAATTCCCAAAGCCAATCAAGCTATCCCCTGCTATCAGCGTCTGGAAAGAATCTGATGTGGATGCCTGGATCGATAGTTTTTGCAGTCCAACTTCACTGAAGGAGGCAGCATGA
- a CDS encoding DUF4118 domain-containing protein, producing the protein MKILNSKRWAKSGPEAYFFALFGVFVAFCIRFSLHGFLQGNIPMTFFIMNTIVIALFYGYLPSLLTILLSIPLAFFFFVPPFDSFDTPTPQDGFVFCSYILIALIAVGIVEWLQRERYKTELMSRVSNSNFQLLSEASSSLKRAKNLVS; encoded by the coding sequence ATGAAAATATTAAATTCGAAGCGATGGGCAAAAAGCGGTCCAGAAGCCTACTTCTTTGCTTTATTTGGCGTGTTTGTTGCTTTTTGCATACGCTTTAGTTTGCATGGGTTTTTGCAGGGCAACATTCCCATGACTTTTTTCATTATGAATACGATTGTCATAGCCCTTTTTTATGGTTATCTGCCAAGTCTTCTAACAATTCTGCTTTCTATCCCTTTGGCCTTCTTTTTCTTTGTTCCACCCTTTGATTCCTTTGATACGCCAACGCCACAAGACGGTTTTGTATTTTGTTCTTATATCCTGATTGCCTTGATTGCCGTAGGGATTGTAGAGTGGCTTCAGCGGGAGCGCTATAAAACTGAATTGATGAGCAGGGTAAGCAATAGCAATTTTCAACTACTTAGCGAGGCTAGTAGCTCACTAAAAAGAGCAAAAAACCTTGTTTCGTAG
- the hyi gene encoding hydroxypyruvate isomerase: protein MPQFAANLTMLFNEAPFLERFNLAGKTGFKAVEFLFPYPFSAQEIKAQLDKNQLQLVLHNLPAGDWDAGERGIACHPERVDEFRSGVSKAVEYAKTLGVGQLNCLAGKTPEGANSDVVRATFIDNLRFAASELKKANLRLLIEPINTYDIPGFYLSRTEKAIEIMDEVGADNLYLQYDIYHAQRMEGELANTIQKYLPRIAHIQLADNPGRNEPGTGEINFRYLFKHLDRIGYKGWIGCEYKPANTTEAGLTWLSEHTS from the coding sequence ATGCCACAGTTTGCCGCTAACTTAACTATGCTTTTTAACGAAGCTCCATTTTTAGAGCGCTTCAACTTGGCTGGTAAAACAGGATTCAAAGCCGTTGAATTCCTTTTTCCATATCCATTTTCTGCTCAGGAAATCAAAGCACAATTAGACAAGAATCAATTGCAATTGGTCCTCCATAATTTGCCTGCTGGAGATTGGGATGCGGGTGAGCGTGGCATTGCATGTCACCCTGAAAGAGTAGATGAGTTTCGATCAGGGGTTTCTAAGGCTGTTGAATATGCAAAGACTCTAGGCGTTGGGCAACTAAATTGCTTGGCAGGTAAAACCCCAGAGGGCGCAAACTCTGATGTTGTGCGTGCGACCTTTATTGATAATCTACGCTTTGCTGCTTCTGAATTAAAGAAGGCAAATTTGCGTTTATTAATTGAACCGATTAATACATATGATATTCCTGGGTTTTATTTATCCAGAACTGAAAAAGCAATTGAAATTATGGATGAAGTGGGGGCTGATAACCTCTATCTTCAATATGATATTTATCACGCTCAACGCATGGAAGGTGAGCTGGCAAATACCATTCAAAAATATCTGCCACGTATTGCCCATATTCAACTTGCAGACAATCCTGGACGCAACGAACCAGGCACTGGTGAGATTAACTTTCGTTACCTCTTCAAGCATCTTGACCGTATCGGTTACAAAGGGTGGATCGGCTGCGAATATAAGCCAGCAAACACTACCGAGGCAGGTCTTACTTGGTTAAGCGAACATACTTCTTAA
- the cysK gene encoding cysteine synthase A: MTYFTDNSQTIGRTPLVRLNRVTDGAKATVLAKIEGRNPAYSVKCRIGVAMINDAQEKGLLGPGKEIVEPTSGNTGIALAFVAAARGIPLTLTMPETMSLERRKLLTALGAKIVLTEGPKGMNGAVAKAKEIADSDSKYVLLQQFSNPSNPAIHEKTTGPEIWEDTDGKIDVFVAGVGTGGTISGVGRYIKNEKKKNIEVVAVEPTTSPVITQKLNGEEIKPAPHKIQGIGAGFIPDNLDLSVVDKVEQVSNEEAIEFARRIAKEEGILVGISCGAAAAVAVRLAKKPEYAGKTIVVVLPDAAERYLSSALFEGVFDEKGLPS, from the coding sequence ATGACTTACTTTACTGATAACTCACAAACGATTGGTCGCACACCTTTAGTTCGCCTTAATCGTGTTACTGATGGCGCTAAAGCAACTGTGCTTGCCAAAATTGAAGGTCGTAATCCGGCTTATTCAGTTAAATGTCGTATTGGCGTAGCTATGATCAATGATGCCCAAGAAAAAGGCCTTTTGGGGCCTGGCAAAGAAATCGTCGAGCCAACTAGCGGTAATACAGGTATTGCATTAGCTTTTGTGGCTGCTGCACGCGGCATTCCATTGACGCTGACAATGCCAGAAACAATGAGTCTCGAGCGTCGTAAGTTGTTGACTGCTTTAGGAGCCAAGATTGTTTTGACTGAGGGTCCGAAGGGAATGAATGGGGCAGTTGCCAAGGCAAAAGAAATTGCAGATTCTGATTCTAAATACGTGTTGCTCCAACAATTTAGTAATCCATCCAATCCAGCCATTCATGAAAAAACTACCGGCCCAGAAATCTGGGAAGATACCGACGGCAAGATCGATGTATTTGTAGCTGGTGTTGGTACGGGCGGCACAATTTCAGGGGTAGGTCGTTATATCAAAAACGAGAAGAAAAAGAATATTGAAGTCGTCGCAGTGGAGCCAACTACAAGTCCGGTGATTACTCAGAAACTCAATGGTGAGGAAATCAAACCAGCTCCGCATAAGATTCAGGGTATTGGCGCTGGCTTTATTCCAGATAACCTCGATTTATCAGTAGTAGACAAAGTTGAGCAAGTTAGCAACGAAGAAGCCATCGAATTTGCTCGTCGCATTGCCAAAGAAGAGGGTATTTTGGTGGGCATCTCTTGTGGTGCCGCTGCTGCCGTTGCTGTACGTTTGGCTAAAAAGCCAGAGTATGCCGGCAAGACAATCGTAGTTGTGCTGCCAGATGCTGCTGAGCGCTACCTGAGCTCTGCGTTGTTTGAAGGTGTCTTCGACGAGAAGGGATTGCCTTCATAA
- a CDS encoding M48 family metallopeptidase gives MQFLVVCSKVFLGLTLTTLLLACANTTRSGAVGVDRSQFLMVPASQVDRISAASYSEQNQKAKEKNILITSGPAYDRLKTISTRLIAQTGVFRDDTQQWNWQLVLINAPILNATCAPGGKITFYTGLIEQLNLTDDEIAAIMGHEIAHALREHGRERLSQAMAQSAVANIAMAVAGPYGSAVSAANQAAQYVLVLPNSRQNESEADAIGLELAARAGYNPKASISVWQKMNKATEGKGTFEFLSTHPSGDTRIEQLTELMPAVEPLYLASQTPRKSNTAIQKIKQQ, from the coding sequence ATGCAGTTTTTGGTTGTATGCAGTAAGGTTTTTCTTGGTCTAACTTTAACCACCCTGCTTCTGGCCTGCGCTAATACAACAAGGTCAGGAGCAGTTGGTGTTGATCGATCCCAATTCTTAATGGTGCCCGCTTCTCAGGTGGATCGCATATCTGCAGCTAGCTATAGCGAGCAAAACCAAAAGGCTAAAGAGAAAAATATTCTTATCACCTCCGGCCCTGCCTACGATAGGCTAAAGACCATCTCCACACGACTAATTGCTCAAACTGGAGTTTTTCGTGATGATACGCAGCAGTGGAATTGGCAGCTTGTACTTATCAACGCCCCTATACTCAATGCAACATGCGCTCCAGGCGGAAAGATTACTTTTTATACAGGGCTAATTGAGCAATTAAACCTGACTGATGATGAAATTGCAGCCATCATGGGACACGAGATTGCACATGCATTAAGAGAGCATGGACGTGAGCGTCTATCGCAAGCCATGGCTCAAAGCGCTGTGGCTAATATCGCCATGGCTGTTGCTGGGCCTTATGGTTCAGCAGTAAGCGCTGCAAATCAAGCAGCTCAATATGTTCTCGTTTTACCAAATTCACGTCAGAACGAATCTGAAGCAGATGCGATTGGATTAGAACTTGCGGCCAGAGCTGGATATAACCCCAAGGCATCAATTAGCGTATGGCAAAAGATGAATAAAGCCACAGAGGGTAAAGGCACATTTGAGTTCTTATCCACTCACCCATCAGGCGATACTCGAATCGAGCAACTTACAGAACTGATGCCTGCTGTTGAGCCACTGTATTTAGCATCCCAAACTCCCAGAAAGTCTAATACAGCAATTCAAAAAATAAAGCAGCAATAG
- the glxR gene encoding 2-hydroxy-3-oxopropionate reductase, producing MSNQLNLGFIGLGIMGAPMASHLVNAGHSVFINTRSKVPELLAYSKAKQCPSPKEVAQNADIIFTMVPDTPDVEKALFGENGVAAGLSKGKIVVDMSSISPIATKEFAKKINALGCDYLDAPVSGGEVGAKNATLSIMVGGDEGVFNKVKPVLDLMGKNINLVGGNGDGQTAKVANQIIVALNIEAVAEALLFASKAGADPAKVRQALMGGFAGSKILEVHGERMVKRTFDPGFRIELHQKDLNLALNSARSLGVSLPNTATAQELFNSCSAHGGKGWDHSAMVKALEMMANFEVGQKS from the coding sequence ATGAGTAATCAATTAAACCTAGGATTCATTGGGCTTGGCATTATGGGTGCGCCTATGGCTAGTCATTTAGTAAATGCTGGACATTCTGTTTTCATCAATACGCGCAGTAAAGTACCTGAATTGCTTGCTTACTCAAAAGCCAAGCAATGCCCTAGCCCCAAAGAAGTGGCGCAGAATGCAGACATTATCTTCACAATGGTTCCTGACACCCCAGATGTTGAAAAAGCTCTCTTTGGAGAAAATGGTGTTGCGGCAGGATTGAGTAAAGGAAAGATTGTTGTGGATATGAGTTCGATATCCCCAATCGCTACAAAAGAGTTTGCTAAAAAAATTAATGCGCTTGGGTGCGATTATTTAGACGCTCCAGTATCTGGTGGTGAAGTTGGCGCTAAGAACGCAACTCTTTCGATTATGGTCGGTGGTGATGAGGGCGTATTTAATAAGGTTAAGCCAGTTCTAGATCTGATGGGTAAGAACATCAATCTAGTAGGTGGCAATGGTGATGGACAAACCGCAAAGGTTGCAAACCAAATCATCGTTGCATTGAATATTGAAGCCGTTGCAGAGGCTTTGTTATTTGCTTCAAAAGCTGGCGCAGATCCAGCTAAAGTTCGTCAGGCATTGATGGGTGGTTTTGCTGGTTCAAAGATTCTAGAAGTTCATGGTGAGCGAATGGTAAAGCGTACATTCGATCCAGGTTTTCGTATTGAACTCCATCAGAAGGATTTGAACTTAGCCCTTAATAGCGCAAGATCACTTGGCGTATCTCTTCCGAATACAGCGACAGCACAAGAGCTTTTTAATTCTTGCTCGGCTCATGGTGGAAAAGGCTGGGATCATTCAGCAATGGTTAAAGCTCTGGAGATGATGGCTAACTTTGAAGTAGGGCAGAAGTCCTAA
- a CDS encoding tyrosine-type recombinase/integrase → MTIKLDYQTVKNLKQPGRYTDALVKGLHIWVKPNLNKYWIFRFTHNGKQHNTSLGSFPALSIADARLKTQQARDELTKGTNPVAAKRASKALKQAVETEKVRFKDFAHSCIQTKRAEWTNQKHGDQWEYTLEEFAYPIIGEKFLDEITMEDILEILNPIWTTKTETASRLRGRIEWVLAAATTRKLRSGINPAQWKNYLQTILPAPNKIKKVEHHKALPYRQVPALVAQLREMDSMGALALEFLILNASRTGEVIGGLRSEIDGDVWTIPGSRMKAKKEHRVPLCKRSLEILEIAKAKDEDSKYLFSRNGRMITNMAMPMMLRRAKVDATVHGFRSSFRDWVSEETSHSAEVAEMSLAHTIRNTVERAYRRKDLLEKRRQLLNDWERYCNIVNENVIELKAA, encoded by the coding sequence ATGACTATCAAGCTCGACTATCAAACAGTCAAAAACCTCAAGCAACCCGGCCGCTACACAGATGCTCTTGTAAAAGGGTTGCACATCTGGGTAAAACCGAATCTCAATAAGTATTGGATCTTCCGATTTACTCACAATGGGAAACAACACAACACCAGCCTTGGATCCTTCCCTGCGCTGTCTATTGCTGACGCTCGATTAAAGACTCAGCAAGCTCGTGATGAGCTTACCAAGGGCACAAACCCCGTAGCAGCCAAAAGGGCTTCTAAAGCCTTAAAACAGGCTGTAGAAACAGAAAAGGTTCGATTCAAAGACTTTGCTCATTCTTGCATTCAGACTAAACGCGCCGAGTGGACCAACCAAAAGCATGGCGATCAATGGGAGTACACATTAGAAGAGTTTGCCTACCCCATTATCGGGGAGAAATTTCTTGACGAAATAACTATGGAAGACATCTTGGAGATCCTTAATCCAATCTGGACCACCAAAACTGAAACCGCCTCAAGATTACGTGGGCGAATTGAATGGGTGTTGGCCGCAGCTACCACGCGAAAACTGCGCTCTGGTATTAATCCAGCTCAGTGGAAAAATTACCTTCAAACCATTCTGCCAGCGCCTAACAAGATTAAGAAAGTTGAGCACCATAAGGCCCTGCCCTATCGTCAAGTTCCGGCACTTGTTGCCCAACTTCGGGAAATGGACTCCATGGGTGCCCTAGCTCTTGAGTTTCTCATTCTGAACGCCTCACGAACTGGCGAGGTTATTGGAGGCCTACGCAGCGAAATTGATGGTGATGTTTGGACGATACCCGGAAGTCGTATGAAGGCCAAAAAGGAACATCGAGTTCCCCTATGCAAACGATCATTAGAAATACTAGAGATTGCCAAAGCAAAAGACGAAGATAGTAAATACCTCTTCTCTCGTAATGGGAGAATGATTACCAACATGGCAATGCCGATGATGCTGCGTAGAGCAAAAGTAGATGCCACAGTTCATGGTTTTAGATCATCCTTTAGAGACTGGGTTTCGGAGGAAACGAGTCACTCAGCAGAAGTTGCTGAAATGTCGCTGGCCCACACAATTAGAAATACTGTGGAAAGAGCGTACAGAAGAAAAGACTTGCTTGAGAAACGTAGACAGTTATTAAATGATTGGGAACGGTACTGCAATATAGTTAACGAAAATGTAATTGAATTGAAGGCGGCTTAA